The Candidatus Acidiferrales bacterium sequence GGCGAAAGCGCTCGACCAGACAACCGGCGACCACCAAACGTTTGGCCCGGCCTGATTTCTTGTGCTCAGCCATCTCGAGGATCGTCTGGATGGATTCGCGCTGGGCCGGTTCGATGAAGCTACAGGTGTTGACCACCAACACGTCGGCCTCTTCGGCTCGCGGCGTCAGCTCAAGCCCGGAGCGGAAAAGGAGACCCATCATGACTTCGCTATCCACCAGGTTCTTGGGGCAACCCAGGCTGATAAAGCCAACTTTGGGCATGGTATGGTGTTTAGAAAGCTCGGAGCGGCGAAGGATGCCAACCGAGGGAGGCCGAGCTATCCGCACGAAACAGCCATTTTAACACAGTCAGCGGCGCCTGCCTGTAGGCACGGCCGGCATGAGCCGGGCGTTAGAATGCAGGGGCGCGTTGCCGGGCAGCAGCCAGCCTTTACAGGTCGGTTAGTAATTTTCGGGAAGGGTCTTGATGAGGTTCAGCAAAGCGACAAAGCGCGACGTATCGAGAGGCAGGGTGCCAAAGCGAGCGCCGTTATAGAGTTCCGTCAGCTCGCGTACGGGCAAGAGGAGTTCCGGCCGGCTTACCGAGTGCGCAAATTCTTCCGGGGTCTCCCAGGGCCGCTTGACCAGGCCGCGCCGGCCAAGAAGGCGCAGCATGCGCTGATAGCTGATGGAAGCTTGGTGCGAAGCAAAGCGAGGCGAGGCGCGCACCCGCAAGGCCAGCGTTTCTTCCAGCCAATCGAAGACTGCCCGACCTCGCAACAAAAGCAGGGCCACGCCTCCGAGGAGCAGCGCCAGCGCCAGGCTCCATGCGCTATGCGCCATGCGGTCTTGCAGGCGCTTCATCGTGTCGATGACCGCCCGCCGGGCGCGCTTGACCGCATGTCGCGCCTCGCCCACCCAGCTCCGCGAGCTTCGCTCCAGGTTCCTGGCGAGCGATACCTGGTGGGTGAAATCGTAGTTGATGACCCACTCGGTCCAGGTCCATTCCAGGGCATCGAGATATTGATTCACCCGCGCCCAGAGGCCTGTTCTTTGCGACTCATTATCCGGCGGCGTCGGGTCAAAGGGATACCAGCCATAACCGGGGAAATAGACCTCGACCCACGAGTGGGCATCGCGAGCGCGCACGATGTAGTCGTTGCCCACGTCGTTGTACTCTCCGGTAAGAAAACCGTTGGCAAGGCGGGAAGGGATTCCGAGCGTTCTCAACATGACTGCCATGGAAGAGGCAAAGTACTCGCAATGTCCTTTCTTGCGCTCGAAGAGAAAGTGGGCCAGCGGGTCCGCCTGGGGAGTGTCGGGGAGATCGAGCGTGTAACCGAATTTCGTTCGCAAGAACAGTTCGAGCATGCTTGCCTTGTCGTAGGTGTTGGTCGCGCTGCGGGTGACTTCCCGGGCAAGCTGGGGAAGGCGCGGGTCTTGCGGGGGCAACTGCAAGTATTTCGCTCGCACCTCCCGGGGATAAACAGGGCTTGAGGAGCGAAGCGTTTCCGGCGCCACCCGCGGCAGGAAGGAGACTGCCTCGTAGCCGACTCTGGCAAAATTGTGGAAGGGGTTGAGAAGCGAGCGGGTGGAATCGAGCACGAGGTAGCCGCGGGTGCGGCTGCCGGGCTCGCGGAATCCACCGCGCACCTGAGCCACCTCGGCGGCGACAAATACGGCGTCGGTGGCAACCGGTTCCAGGATCACTCGATAAGTCACCGGCAGTGTTCCGGCGGGATGCAGTTCAGAAGGAAGCGGCAGCGAAAACCATCCGTTGGAGTCCGAGCGGAACGGTCGCGGGTGGTTTTGCTGGCTGCTCCAGCGATGGCCATCAAATTCGGTCAGCGCGATGCCGCGCCACTTGACCCCTTGCACTTGCCAGGGATCGCCTCGCACTTGTACCCGCATCACCACTGCCCGGCTCAGTTTGATGCGGCCGATGTCGCCCAGCGACACGTTGTCGGAAAAACCGTGAATGAGCGTCGGCTGGAGATTCAGCCCGCTCAAGTAGCCGCCGG is a genomic window containing:
- a CDS encoding DUF3488 and transglutaminase-like domain-containing protein → PLEAIRQFFEFSVYLMLATGFVALALTGKLDWVSVGAGGTVLLYRGLRYVRASAPDLPLGLANRLTILYMLFFPFDLFFLSRALAEGSSNPMLFAALMATIHLLIFSLGLRLLSAQTQRDYLFLVLLAFGEILAAAILTVETHFLVVFGFFLLAGIATFLSLEIQRSSAGAVSVPLARGTPASIQVSRALLATSLVVAGGVLAVGSLLFFILPRYAGGYLSGLNLQPTLIHGFSDNVSLGDIGRIKLSRAVVMRVQVRGDPWQVQGVKWRGIALTEFDGHRWSSQQNHPRPFRSDSNGWFSLPLPSELHPAGTLPVTYRVILEPVATDAVFVAAEVAQVRGGFREPGSRTRGYLVLDSTRSLLNPFHNFARVGYEAVSFLPRVAPETLRSSSPVYPREVRAKYLQLPPQDPRLPQLAREVTRSATNTYDKASMLELFLRTKFGYTLDLPDTPQADPLAHFLFERKKGHCEYFASSMAVMLRTLGIPSRLANGFLTGEYNDVGNDYIVRARDAHSWVEVYFPGYGWYPFDPTPPDNESQRTGLWARVNQYLDALEWTWTEWVINYDFTHQVSLARNLERSSRSWVGEARHAVKRARRAVIDTMKRLQDRMAHSAWSLALALLLGGVALLLLRGRAVFDWLEETLALRVRASPRFASHQASISYQRMLRLLGRRGLVKRPWETPEEFAHSVSRPELLLPVRELTELYNGARFGTLPLDTSRFVALLNLIKTLPENY